One Pseudorca crassidens isolate mPseCra1 chromosome 21, mPseCra1.hap1, whole genome shotgun sequence DNA segment encodes these proteins:
- the BAG4 gene encoding BAG family molecular chaperone regulator 4 isoform X2 gives MSALRRSGYGPSDGPSYGRYYGPGGGDVPVHPPPPIYPPRPEPPQPPISWRVRGGGPAEPTWPGEGGGGDGYYPSGGAWSEPGRAGGGHQSLNSYTNGAYGPPYPTGPGTNTASYPGAYYTSGYAQTNYSTEVPSTYRSPGNSPTPVSRWMYPQQDCQTEAAPLRGQVPGYPASQNPGMSVPHYPYGDGNRSVPPPGPTVRSQGDSWAPPGAYGMGARYPWPSAAPSAPPGSLYMSESASSWPSSGSPRPPPSPPAPQPKDSSYPYSQSDQGMNRHNLPCSVHVHQYESSGTVNNDNSELLDSQVQYTAEPQLYGNATNEHPSNQDQSHNLPEECLSSDEGTPPSIKKIIHVLEKVQYLEQEVEEFVGKKTDKAYWLLEEMLTKELLELDSVETGGQDSVRQARKEAVCKIQAILEKLEKKGL, from the exons ATGTCGGCCTTGAGGCGCTCGGGCTACGGCCCCAGTGATGGTCCGTCTTATGGGCGCTACTACGGGCCTGGGGGTGGAGATGTGCCCGTGCACCCACCTCCGCCCATATATCCTCCCCGCCCCGAACCCCCCCAGCCTCCCATTTCCTGGCGAGTGCGCGGGGGCGGCCCGGCTGAGCCCACCTGGCCGGGAGAAGGCGGAGGAGGCGATGGCTACTATCCCTCTGGAGGCGCCTGGTCGGAGCCGGGTCGGGCTGGAGGAGGCCACCAG AGTTTGAATTCTTATACAAATGGAGCATATGGCCCACCATACCCCACTGGCCCTGGGACAAATACTGCCTCATACCCAGGGGCTTATTACACATCCGGGTATGCTCAGACCAATTACTCCACAGAGGTTCCAAGCACTTACCGTTCACCTGGCAACAGCCCAACCCCAGTCTCTCGTTGGATGTATCCCCAGCAGGACTGCCAGACTGAAGCAGCCCCTCTTAGGGGGCAGGTTCCAGGATATCCTGCTTCACAG AACCCTGGAATGAGCGTGCCCCATTATCCTTATGGGGATGGTAATCGTAGTGTTCCACCACCAGGACCAACTGTACGATCCCAGGGGGACTCCTGGGCTCCTCCGGGTGCTTATGGCATGGGAGCCCGTTACCCCTGGCCTTCAGCTGCCCCCTCAGCACCACCTGGGAGTCTCTACATGAGTGAGAGCGCTTCATCATGGCCAAGCAGTGGCTCTCCTCGGCCACCTCCTTcccccccagccccacagcccAAG GATTCCTCATACCCCTATAGCCAATCAGATCAAGGCATGAACCGGCACAACCTTCCTTGCAGTGTCCATGTCCATCAGTACGAGTCCTCGGGAACAGTGAACAATGATAATTCAGAGCTCTTGGATTCCCAAGTCCAATATACTGCTGAGCCTCAGCTGTATGGTAATGCCACCAACGAGCATCCCAGCAATCAAGATCAGAGTCATAATCTTCCTGAAGAGTGTTTATCTTCAGATGAAGGGACTCCCccaagtattaaaaaaatcatacatgtgCTGGAGAAGGTCCAGTATCTTGAGCAAGAAGTAGAAGAGTTTGtaggaaaaaagacagacaaagCATACTGGCTTTTGGAAGAAATGCTAACCAAGGAACTTTTGGAACTGGATTCAGTTGAAACTGGGGGCCAGGACTCTGTCCGGCAGGCCAGGAAAGAGGCTGTTTGTAAAATCCAGGCCATactggaaaaactggaaaaaaaaggatTATGA
- the BAG4 gene encoding BAG family molecular chaperone regulator 4 isoform X1 produces the protein MSALRRSGYGPSDGPSYGRYYGPGGGDVPVHPPPPIYPPRPEPPQPPISWRVRGGGPAEPTWPGEGGGGDGYYPSGGAWSEPGRAGGGHQEQPPYPSYNSNYWNSPARPRAPYPSTYPVRPEMQGQSLNSYTNGAYGPPYPTGPGTNTASYPGAYYTSGYAQTNYSTEVPSTYRSPGNSPTPVSRWMYPQQDCQTEAAPLRGQVPGYPASQNPGMSVPHYPYGDGNRSVPPPGPTVRSQGDSWAPPGAYGMGARYPWPSAAPSAPPGSLYMSESASSWPSSGSPRPPPSPPAPQPKDSSYPYSQSDQGMNRHNLPCSVHVHQYESSGTVNNDNSELLDSQVQYTAEPQLYGNATNEHPSNQDQSHNLPEECLSSDEGTPPSIKKIIHVLEKVQYLEQEVEEFVGKKTDKAYWLLEEMLTKELLELDSVETGGQDSVRQARKEAVCKIQAILEKLEKKGL, from the exons ATGTCGGCCTTGAGGCGCTCGGGCTACGGCCCCAGTGATGGTCCGTCTTATGGGCGCTACTACGGGCCTGGGGGTGGAGATGTGCCCGTGCACCCACCTCCGCCCATATATCCTCCCCGCCCCGAACCCCCCCAGCCTCCCATTTCCTGGCGAGTGCGCGGGGGCGGCCCGGCTGAGCCCACCTGGCCGGGAGAAGGCGGAGGAGGCGATGGCTACTATCCCTCTGGAGGCGCCTGGTCGGAGCCGGGTCGGGCTGGAGGAGGCCACCAG GAGCAGCCACCATATCCTAGCTACAATTCCAACTATTGGAATTCTCCTGCCCGACCTCGGGCTCCTTACCCAAGTACATATCCTGTAAGACCGGAAATGCAAGGCCAG AGTTTGAATTCTTATACAAATGGAGCATATGGCCCACCATACCCCACTGGCCCTGGGACAAATACTGCCTCATACCCAGGGGCTTATTACACATCCGGGTATGCTCAGACCAATTACTCCACAGAGGTTCCAAGCACTTACCGTTCACCTGGCAACAGCCCAACCCCAGTCTCTCGTTGGATGTATCCCCAGCAGGACTGCCAGACTGAAGCAGCCCCTCTTAGGGGGCAGGTTCCAGGATATCCTGCTTCACAG AACCCTGGAATGAGCGTGCCCCATTATCCTTATGGGGATGGTAATCGTAGTGTTCCACCACCAGGACCAACTGTACGATCCCAGGGGGACTCCTGGGCTCCTCCGGGTGCTTATGGCATGGGAGCCCGTTACCCCTGGCCTTCAGCTGCCCCCTCAGCACCACCTGGGAGTCTCTACATGAGTGAGAGCGCTTCATCATGGCCAAGCAGTGGCTCTCCTCGGCCACCTCCTTcccccccagccccacagcccAAG GATTCCTCATACCCCTATAGCCAATCAGATCAAGGCATGAACCGGCACAACCTTCCTTGCAGTGTCCATGTCCATCAGTACGAGTCCTCGGGAACAGTGAACAATGATAATTCAGAGCTCTTGGATTCCCAAGTCCAATATACTGCTGAGCCTCAGCTGTATGGTAATGCCACCAACGAGCATCCCAGCAATCAAGATCAGAGTCATAATCTTCCTGAAGAGTGTTTATCTTCAGATGAAGGGACTCCCccaagtattaaaaaaatcatacatgtgCTGGAGAAGGTCCAGTATCTTGAGCAAGAAGTAGAAGAGTTTGtaggaaaaaagacagacaaagCATACTGGCTTTTGGAAGAAATGCTAACCAAGGAACTTTTGGAACTGGATTCAGTTGAAACTGGGGGCCAGGACTCTGTCCGGCAGGCCAGGAAAGAGGCTGTTTGTAAAATCCAGGCCATactggaaaaactggaaaaaaaaggatTATGA
- the BAG4 gene encoding BAG family molecular chaperone regulator 4 isoform X3 produces the protein MSALRRSGYGPSDGPSYGRYYGPGGGDVPVHPPPPIYPPRPEPPQPPISWRVRGGGPAEPTWPGEGGGGDGYYPSGGAWSEPGRAGGGHQEQPPYPSYNSNYWNSPARPRAPYPSTYPVRPEMQGQSLNSYTNGAYGPPYPTGPGTNTASYPGAYYTSGYAQTNYSTEVPSTYRSPGNSPTPVSRWMYPQQDCQTEAAPLRGQVPGYPASQDSSYPYSQSDQGMNRHNLPCSVHVHQYESSGTVNNDNSELLDSQVQYTAEPQLYGNATNEHPSNQDQSHNLPEECLSSDEGTPPSIKKIIHVLEKVQYLEQEVEEFVGKKTDKAYWLLEEMLTKELLELDSVETGGQDSVRQARKEAVCKIQAILEKLEKKGL, from the exons ATGTCGGCCTTGAGGCGCTCGGGCTACGGCCCCAGTGATGGTCCGTCTTATGGGCGCTACTACGGGCCTGGGGGTGGAGATGTGCCCGTGCACCCACCTCCGCCCATATATCCTCCCCGCCCCGAACCCCCCCAGCCTCCCATTTCCTGGCGAGTGCGCGGGGGCGGCCCGGCTGAGCCCACCTGGCCGGGAGAAGGCGGAGGAGGCGATGGCTACTATCCCTCTGGAGGCGCCTGGTCGGAGCCGGGTCGGGCTGGAGGAGGCCACCAG GAGCAGCCACCATATCCTAGCTACAATTCCAACTATTGGAATTCTCCTGCCCGACCTCGGGCTCCTTACCCAAGTACATATCCTGTAAGACCGGAAATGCAAGGCCAG AGTTTGAATTCTTATACAAATGGAGCATATGGCCCACCATACCCCACTGGCCCTGGGACAAATACTGCCTCATACCCAGGGGCTTATTACACATCCGGGTATGCTCAGACCAATTACTCCACAGAGGTTCCAAGCACTTACCGTTCACCTGGCAACAGCCCAACCCCAGTCTCTCGTTGGATGTATCCCCAGCAGGACTGCCAGACTGAAGCAGCCCCTCTTAGGGGGCAGGTTCCAGGATATCCTGCTTCACAG GATTCCTCATACCCCTATAGCCAATCAGATCAAGGCATGAACCGGCACAACCTTCCTTGCAGTGTCCATGTCCATCAGTACGAGTCCTCGGGAACAGTGAACAATGATAATTCAGAGCTCTTGGATTCCCAAGTCCAATATACTGCTGAGCCTCAGCTGTATGGTAATGCCACCAACGAGCATCCCAGCAATCAAGATCAGAGTCATAATCTTCCTGAAGAGTGTTTATCTTCAGATGAAGGGACTCCCccaagtattaaaaaaatcatacatgtgCTGGAGAAGGTCCAGTATCTTGAGCAAGAAGTAGAAGAGTTTGtaggaaaaaagacagacaaagCATACTGGCTTTTGGAAGAAATGCTAACCAAGGAACTTTTGGAACTGGATTCAGTTGAAACTGGGGGCCAGGACTCTGTCCGGCAGGCCAGGAAAGAGGCTGTTTGTAAAATCCAGGCCATactggaaaaactggaaaaaaaaggatTATGA